In Taeniopygia guttata chromosome 2, bTaeGut7.mat, whole genome shotgun sequence, one genomic interval encodes:
- the SKIDA1 gene encoding SKI/DACH domain-containing protein 1, whose translation MGDLKSGFEEVDGVRLGYLIIKGKQMFALSQVFTDLLKNIPRTTVHKRMDHLKVKKHHCDLEELRKLKAINSIAFHAAKCTLISREDVEALYTSCKTERVLKTKRRKLSRALSATDLRPELAPPDPFSGFWKENKLWLGLSDSPRPLLPVRRKALRPGDTALLPAAHLPHIFSKYTGHSYPEIARAPCKSPVNYETAPAVGGCVPLRSRRPLAAAARPRLPTAGPPPLPARCRRRRHGAAAAVTLGPPGGARRPLALPRPCRPRGAPRLPLPLPRGFGPPAFPESGSSDSESSCCSGRAAHDSDCGSSLSSSSEGSSEEEDEEEEEDEEGSGASDSSEGSSEEEEEEEEEEEEEEEEEDSTSDSDSSSVSSQVSVQSIRFRRTSFCSPPGVVHANFLYHLAAAAASRPPAPAEPGGLPALRGAPGGVKPELPEEWGCPGWAPAAPALRCSGGLGSCFAEIRDDRVSELTFPHSEFSNNAKSTDLTINCVAKGASSPSPKTNNAFPQQRILREARKCLQATTTHRADNNTIAARFLNNDSSSAAANSEKDSKIPHCIEFATDLPSLQTDPAEDAASPGAAAAAELQCTDTGNKALPFLHSIKIKTEDSSANDEYEPDLTTHKLKCECNDTKDEFYGVTESNNQDALLTAKEDSACTEKETTSLNPLTQSQVLSCTLGTPKPEDGEYKFGARVRKNYRTLVLGKRPVLQTPPVKPNLKSARSPRPTGKIETHEGTLDDFTVNNRRKRVASNVASAVKRPFNFMANFPCPPSLIIGNDGDLLPAYSLNTTKDSQPPHKAHPVWKWQLGGSAIPLPPSHKFRKFN comes from the coding sequence ATGGGAGACCTGAAGTCGGGTTTTGAAGAGGTGGATGGCGTGAGGCTCGGCTACCTCATCATTAAAGGAAAGCAAATGTTTGCACTCTCCCAGGTTTTTACAGACCTGCTCAAAAACATCCCGCGAACTACCGTGCACAAGCGAATGGAtcatttaaaagtaaaaaaacatcACTGCGACTTGGAGGAGTTGAGGAAACTCAAAGCCATCAACTCCATCGCTTTCCACGCCGCCAAATGCACCCTGATCTCCAGAGAGGACGTGGAAGCCCTGTACACATCCTGCAAAACCGAACGGGTTCTTAAAACGAAACGGAGGAAACTAAGCCGGGCGCTGTCTGCCACAGATCTCCGGCCGGAGCTCGCTCCCCCCGACCCCTTCTCCGGCTTCTGGAAGGAGAACAAACTTTGGCTGGGTCTGAGCGACTCTCCTCGGCCGCTGCTACCCGTCCGGAGGAAAGCTCTGCGCCCGGGGGACACAGCCTTGCTACCGGCCGCTCATCTACCTCACATTTTTAGTAAATACACTGGCCACAGCTACCCAGAAATCGCTCGGGCGCCTTGCAAATCCCCCGTAAACTATGAAACGGCGCCGGCGGTGGGCGGCTGCGTGCCCCTGCGCTCCCGTCGCCCGCTCGCCGccgcggcgcggccccggctcCCGACCGCCGGTCCCCCGCCCCTGCCcgcccgctgccgccgccgccgccacggGGCGGCCGCCGCCGTCACGCTGGGCCCCCCCGGCGGCGCCCGCcggcccctggccctgccccggccctgTCGGCCCCGTGGCGCCCCGCGGCTGCCGCTGCCTCTGCCCCGCGGCTTCGGGCCGCCCGCCTTCCCCGAGAGCGGCAGCAGCGACTCGGAGTCCAGCTGCTGCTCGGGCCGCGCCGCCCACGACTCGGACTGCggctccagcctctccagctCCAGCGAGGGCAGCtcggaggaggaggacgaggaggaggaggaggacgaggagggCAGCGGCGCCTCGGACTCTAGCGAGGGCagctcagaggaggaggaggaggaggaggaagaggaggaggaagaggaggaggaggaggacagcACCTCGGACTCCGACTCCAGCTCGGTCTCCAGCCAGGTTTCGGTGCAGAGCATCCGCTTCAGGCGCACCAGCTTTTGCAGCCCGCCCGGCGTGGTCCACGCCAACTTCTTGTACCATctggcggccgccgccgcctcccggcccccggccccggcggagCCCGGCGGGCTGCCCGCCCTCCGCGGCGCTCCCGGCGGAGTCAAGCCGGAGCTGCCGGAGGAGTGGGGCTGCCCCGGCTGGgctcccgccgccccggcgCTGCGCTGCTCCGGCGGCCTGGGGAGCTGCTTCGCGGAGATAAGAGATGATAGGGTATCCGAACTCACATTCCCACACTCTGAATTTTCCAATAATGCCAAGAGTACTGACCTAACAATTAACTGTGTTGCAAAGGGGGCCTCTTCACCTAGCCCAAAGACAAACAATGCATTTCCACAACAAAGAATACTCAGAGAGGCAAGGAAATGCCTTCAAGCAACTACTACACACCGTGCAGATAACAATACAATAGCTGCTAGGTTCTTAAATAATGATTCTTCATCAGCGGCAGCAAATTCAGAGAAAGATTCCAAAATCCCTCATTGTATTGAATTTGCCACGGATTTGCCCTCTTTACAAACTGATCCTGCGGAGGATGCTGCTTctccaggggcagcagcagcagctgagctccagTGCACTGATACAGGCAATAAGGCATTGCCATTCCTGCACAGcattaaaatcaaaacagagGACAGCAGTGCTAACGACGAGTATGAGCCTGATCTTACAACACATAAGCTAAAGTGTGAGTGCAATGATACTAAGGATGAGTTTTACGGTGTGACTGAGAGTAATAACCAGGACGCTTTATTAACAGCCAAGGAAGATTCTGCATGCACTGAGAAAGAAACCACTTCTTTAAACCCACTGACTCAGAGTCAGGTCCTCTCATGCACTTTAGGTACTCCAAAACCTGAGGATGGGGAGTATAAATTTGGAGCAAGGGTGAGAAAAAATTACAGGACACTGGTTTTGGGAAAGCGACCTGTACTGCAGACTCCTCCAGTCAAACCAAATTTGAAATCAGCTCGAAGCCCACGTCCTACAGGTAAAATTGAGACACATGAAGGAACACTGGATGATTTTACAGTTAACAATAGACGCAAAAGGGTAGCCAGCAATGTAGCATCAGCAGTGAAAAGGCCATTTAATTTCATGGCAAATTTTCCCTGTCCACCATCACTAATTATTGGCAATGATGGGGATTTGTTGCCAGCTTATTCCTTAAACACCACTAAGGATTCCCAACCACCTCACAAGGCCCATCCTGTATGGAAATGGCAGCTGGGCGGTTCTGCAATACCTCTTCCACCTAGCCACAAATTCAggaaatttaattaa